From the Phaseolus vulgaris cultivar G19833 unplaced genomic scaffold, P. vulgaris v2.0 scaffold_104, whole genome shotgun sequence genome, one window contains:
- the LOC137817524 gene encoding uncharacterized protein — protein MFLLGLSVFWASGSLGFYFCFSFPTPYIHSCNALTVWFFSNIELIFLFPFLLLFHDIALPYLCSTHCNLRVSLPLASCFSLVNQGFFLGLISSFRSEMAEGRTTRTTTPTLEPSTSSYLYLHPGENPAASLVSPVLDSTNYHSWSRSIITALSAKNKVEFVLGTHPCPPTNDSTYSAWIRCNNMVISWLVHSVSLPIRQSIIWMDVAVDIWNDLKTRYSQGDLSRISDLQSEASSLSQNDLSVTDYFTKLRIIWDELDNFRPNPVCVCQVKCTCSVASDISKRKREDQAMQFLGGLNDQFNNIRLHVLLMEPVPPISKFFSLVAQQERQLASNFLIPNINHTSASRNSAPTCSFCGKFGHTENICFKKVGFLNQENKIFRFNSNRKICTHCGKNGHTIDTSYRKHGFPPGYNPPNSRTTPLLNANVTDDVSSEICQQEQINGDMPSVFTTQQYQVLSALIKQNSINNVANQPPVQLNQVGSFAVNKDQKDSSTGQFNEREDWYS, from the exons ATGTTTTTATTGGGCCTTTCTGTTTTTTGGGCCTCTGGATCTTTGGgcttttatttctgtttttccTTTCCAACACCATATATTCACTCTTGTAATGCTTTGACAGTTTGGTTTTTCAGTAATATTGAATTGATATTCCTTTttccctttcttcttctttttcacgACATTGCTTTACCCTATCTCTGTTCTACTCATTGCAACCTTAGGGTTTCTCTACCTCTTGCTTCTTGTTTCTCTCTTGTTAATCAGGGCTTCTTCCTTGGACTCATTTCAAGCTTCCGCAG CGAAATGGCAGAAGGGCGAACAACGAGAACAACTACACCAACGTTGGAACCCTCCACAAGCAGTTACCTTTATCTTCATCCTGGTGAGAATCCAGCAGCTTCATTGGTCTCGCCAGTGCTTGACTCGACGAATTACCATTCCTGGAGTAGGTCCATCATAACAGCGCTGAGTGCAAAGAATAAGGTGGAATTCGTTTTGGGTACTCATCCCTGTCCACCAACGAACGACTCTACATATTCAGCTTGGATTAGATGCAACAACATGGTTATTTCGTGGTTAGTACATTCGGTATCTCTCCCTATTAGACAAAGTATTATTTGGATGGATGTAGCTGTCGATATCTGGAACGACTTGAAAACCAGATATTCGCAAGGTGATCTCTCTAGGATTTCTGATTTGCAATCTGAAGCATCCTCATTGAGTCAGAATGATTTATCTGTCACTGACTATTTTACGAAACTCAGAATTATTTGGGATGAGCTTGATAACTTTCGACCTAACCCTGTTTGTGTTTGTCAAGTTAAGTGTACTTGCTCTGTAGCTTCTGATATCAGTAAAAGAAAACGCGAAGACCAAGCTATGCAATTTCTAGGTGGGCTTAATGACCAATTCAACAACATTCGATTGCACGTTCTTCTCATGGAACCGGTACCAcctatttctaaatttttttctttggtaGCCCAACAAGAACGTCAATTAGCAAGTAACTTTTTGATTCCGAATATTAACCATACTAGTGCTAGTCGTAATTCTGCTCCTACTTGCTCTTTCTGTGGAAAATTTGGTCACACTGAGAATATTTGCTTCAAAAAGGTGGGGTTTCTCAATcaggaaaataaaatttttaggTTCAATAGCAATAGAAAGATTTGTACCCATTGCGGCAAGAATGGTCATACCATTGATACTTCTTACAGGAAACATGGTTTCCCTCCGGGTTATAACCCACCTAATAGCAGGACCACTCCTTTACTCAATGCTAATGTAACTGATGATGTTTCTTCTGAAATTTGTCAACAAGAACAGATAAATGGGGACATGCCCTCTGTATTCACAACCCAACAATATCAAGTCTTATCAGCACTGATCAAGCAAAACTCCATCAATAATGTTGCAAACCAGCCCCCTGTACAGTTGAATCAAGTGGGCTCTTTTGCTGTCAATAAAGATCAAAAGGATTCTTCAACGG GACAATTTAACGAAAGAGAAGATTGGTATAGTTGA